The sequence TGTCCGACTGCGTACTGGTGCTGCTCAACGGCGCCGCGGTAAGTTATCTGGGGTTGGGAGTTCAGCCGCCGCTGGCGGAGTGGGGCGTGATGGTGGCGGAAGGACAAAGTTTTATTACCACCGCCTGGTGGATCACCGCCTTTCCCGGCCTGGCGATTGTGCTGCTGGCGATGGGCTTCAGCCTGCTGGCTGACGGTCTGGGCGACAAGCTGGGAGAACGGCCATGACGCTATTGACTGTGTCGCAGTTAACCGTTGAAAATCCGCAGGGCATCGCGCTGGTCGATCGTGTCTCGCTGACGCTCGAACAGGGGGAGATTCTCGGTCTGGTGGGCGAAAGCGGATCCGGTAAAACCATTACCTGCCGGGCGCTGATGCGGCTGCTGCCCGGCGACGGGCTGCGTATCGCCGGAGGCGATATCCTGCTGCGCGATAAGTCGCTGTTGACGCTGAGTGAACGGCAGATGACGGCCATGCGCGGACGGCAAATCGGCATGATTTTCCAGAACCCCGCCAGCCATCTCAATCCGGTGATGACCATCGGTCAGCAGATCGCCGAGAGCCGCCGCCTGCACTTTGCGGCCGGTCGCCGTGAAGCCCGACGGCAGGCGGTGGCGCTGTTGCGCCAGGTCGGTATTGCCGATCCGCAGCGGCGGGTGGATAACTATCCCCATGAATTTTCCGGCGGCATGCGCCAGCGGGCGATGATCGCCGTGGCGCTGGCCTGCGAACCCGCCGTGCTGATTGCCGATGAACCGACGACGGCGCTGGACGTCACCGTCCAAATGCAGATCCTACGCCTGCTGAACGAACTGCGCGATCGGCTGGGCATCGCGGTTATCCTGATCACCCACGATCTGGGCGTGGTGGCGCAAACCTGCGATCGCATCGCCGTTATGTACGGCGGGCGGTTATGTGAAATCGGTGATAAGCGTCAGCTGCTGGCCGGGCCGTTACATCCGTATACCCGCGGACTGATTGACTGCCAGCCGGTCAGCGAAGGAGGCTATGGGCGGCTGCGGACCATTGCGGGGCAGCCGCCGCTTGCCGAGCGTTTCCCCTCCGGCTGCCGTTTTCACCCGCGTTGCCAGTACGCTCAAGGGGATTGTCGCCTCACGCAGCCGCCGATGCGGGCACAGCAGACGGCGCACGCCCACGGGGCTGCCTGTCATCATCCCTTGCCGCCCGGCATGCAGGCATGCGACGGGAGGAATAATGGTCAGTAAATCCCACCCGTTACTGGATATTGACGACCTGTCGGTCACGTTCCCCGTTTCCGGCGGCTTCGGCCTGCGAAAACGCCGTTTACAGGCGGTGAATCACGTCTCTTTGCATATCCATGCCGGGGAAACCTTTGGTCTGGTCGGCGAGTCCGGCAGCGGCAAGAGCACGCTGGGACGGGCGATCCTGCATCTGGAAACGCCCAGCGCGGGTCGGGTGCGCTTTGACGGGCACCTGATTACCGGCGGTCTGAAAAGCGATATAGCCCGGCTGCGCCGACAAACGGCGATGATTTTTCAGGATCCGTTCTCATCGCTGAATCCGCGCCAGACCATCGGCGAGAGCATCGCCGAAGTCTTGCGGGTGCATCGAAAGGTCCCGCCGTCGGCCGTGGCCGCACGGGTAAGCGAACTGCTGACGCTGGTGGGGTTGCGGCCTGAACAGGCGGATCGGCGTCCACAGGGACTAAGCGGCGGTCAGTGCCAGCGGGCGGGGATAGCGCGCGCGCTGGCGCTGGAGCCACGGCTGATCGTCGCCGATGAATGCGTGGCGGCGCTGGATGTTTCCATTCAGGGACAGATTATCAATCTGCTGATGGATCTGCGCGAAAAAATGGGGCTGGCCGTCTTGTTTATCGCCCACGATCTGGCGATTGTGCGCCGCCTGTGCGATCGGGTGGCGGTGATGTATCTGGGGCGGATTGTGGAGGAGGGGCCGACCGAAGCCGTCTTTACCCTGCCGCTTCACCCCTATACCGCCGCGCTGGTGGCGGCCATACCTGAGATCGACCCCGAACGGCCGCTGCCCGTCAATCCGTTGCCGGGGGAGCCGCCGAGTCCCGTCGCGCTGCCGGCCGGCTGCGCTTTTCATCCCCGCTGCCCCTATGCTCTACCGTCGTGCCGTCAGGGCGCGGCGCCTGAAATGCGGCATTGTGCCGACCATGCCTTCGCCTGCACGCTGAATCG comes from Brenneria nigrifluens DSM 30175 = ATCC 13028 and encodes:
- a CDS encoding ABC transporter ATP-binding protein, encoding MTLLTVSQLTVENPQGIALVDRVSLTLEQGEILGLVGESGSGKTITCRALMRLLPGDGLRIAGGDILLRDKSLLTLSERQMTAMRGRQIGMIFQNPASHLNPVMTIGQQIAESRRLHFAAGRREARRQAVALLRQVGIADPQRRVDNYPHEFSGGMRQRAMIAVALACEPAVLIADEPTTALDVTVQMQILRLLNELRDRLGIAVILITHDLGVVAQTCDRIAVMYGGRLCEIGDKRQLLAGPLHPYTRGLIDCQPVSEGGYGRLRTIAGQPPLAERFPSGCRFHPRCQYAQGDCRLTQPPMRAQQTAHAHGAACHHPLPPGMQACDGRNNGQ
- a CDS encoding ABC transporter ATP-binding protein, which translates into the protein MVSKSHPLLDIDDLSVTFPVSGGFGLRKRRLQAVNHVSLHIHAGETFGLVGESGSGKSTLGRAILHLETPSAGRVRFDGHLITGGLKSDIARLRRQTAMIFQDPFSSLNPRQTIGESIAEVLRVHRKVPPSAVAARVSELLTLVGLRPEQADRRPQGLSGGQCQRAGIARALALEPRLIVADECVAALDVSIQGQIINLLMDLREKMGLAVLFIAHDLAIVRRLCDRVAVMYLGRIVEEGPTEAVFTLPLHPYTAALVAAIPEIDPERPLPVNPLPGEPPSPVALPAGCAFHPRCPYALPSCRQGAAPEMRHCADHAFACTLNRRDGVWVYP